The window CATATCGTGAGCGCCCACCACGGAACCATCGAGGCCACTGCTGGCCACGTGCCCGAGGCGGACGGGGCGCCGCGCTGGGTCGGTTTTGTGATCGAGTTGCCGCAAGGCTAGGGAGCCCGCTATGAGCCAGCCGATTCTGATTGTTTGCGGAAAAGATCAAACGGGGACCACCATCCAAATGAGCCTCGGCGATCTGTGCGACGCCGAGGCGCGTTACCCCGAGCTCGCATACTTCCTCGGTAATCATCCGCCAATTCGTGTCAACACGGCTGCTTTTGCAAAGTCTTTTTTGAGCGATAGGCCAGACCCCACCGCGACGCCAGTACTGATCGTCATCGACGCGCTGGTGCGCGAATCAGACGAAGTCAACCTGGTAGTGGAAGGCTCTGCTGCCATCGGTCTCATGGACTGGCTCGATGAGTACCGCCCACGGATCCCGGTCCTTACCGTCGCAGCCACGCCCACGGAGAAAGTCGAACGCCGGGTGGTCGCGCGCGCTAATGCCGCTTTGTGGCGCATGAACGTGTCGGACGCCTCCGGGCGGCGCGACGTTCTAGCGGAAACCCTGGCGGGCATCGTTCCCGAGGACGCTCAATTGGGCCGCGCGCGCCAGACGCGCCACATCACCATCGACGTCCGCCGTAATTCCGCATGCTATCGGCTGAGCAACGGCCGTTACGAGTTCCTCTCCTCCAATCCGATTGCCTATGCTCACGACAAGAGGCTCGACAGGCTGATCGACAAGATCGAGCGCCTGACGCCATGGCCCAATGAGGCAAGCGGCCGACCGTACGGTGATTGGTACGAGCGGGTCATCGATGTCGGTGGCGCGCTCTACGAGTTGTTGATGCGTGACACGGTGGGTGTGCACGTGAAAGATCTGTTGCGCAATCCGTCGAACGCGCCCGACGGTACACCGCCGAGTGTCGACCTGAGCTTCGAAATAGACTCGGAAGACAACGACTACGTCAACCTGTTCAAATTACCGTTCGAGTTGCTCAACGACAGCGCCTACGACGGGGTCATGTGCTCGCGGGTACCGATGGTGCGGCGCCTGCGCATCAAGCGCACCGACGCATACGCCGAAGTGGTGCCCCCCCCACCTCACGCGCCGCTGCGCGTATTGTTCATGGACGCCAACGTGAGCGGCAATGTCCGCTTGCGGAAGCGGCAAAGTCCACTGGAAGAAAACGCCCGCACCTTCGCACGGCTCAGCACTGCCGACAAGGAGCTTGCGATTCTCGAGCATTTCGCTCGGTCGCTCGGCGCGGAGCGCATGGCGACGCCCGAGGTGATTGGCCGCCCCGCTGGCGAGCTCGTCGGCGCCGCGCTATGCGACAGCGTTCGCGCGAAGCTGCTCGAGGGCCACTACGACTTGTTTCACTTCTGCGGCCACTCCGCCACCCTCGACGACGGACAAACGTACTTGATCTTCCCGGGCGAAAGCGGCAAGGCCGAAGCGGTGCCCATCGGCTATGTCGCCGAATGGCTGCGCATGGGCCATACGCGCATGGTGGTGTTGTCCTCGTGCGAAGGGGCTTCCGCGATGACCGCCCTCGAAACGATGCGGGTCGGCGTCGAGCGCATGCTCGGCTTTCGCTGGAAAGTCGAAGAGGATATGTGCGTCGAGTATTTCCGCCGCTTCTACGAAAAATATCTGGTCGACCAGAATTTGTGCGAGTCCTACCGCTTCGCATGCAATGAGCTGAGGCTCGCGCGCGACGGCTCGCCGGCCTGGGCATCCGCCCTCGCAGTACAGCGCGACTAACGTTGCCGCCCACCCCGGAGCATAGCCATGTCTTCCTTCCTCGCTAAATTGTCACACAGCACGTTTAGCGTGCCGAACCGGCGCAACCTGGACTGCACGTACAAGGCGCCGGAAGACAGCGACGACCCGCGTGCGGCGCGTCTGCGCGGCGACCGCTTCGCGCCCGAGGCCAGCTACTTCAGTGTGCGCATTGCCGAGATGCGGCTGGCTGAGGCCGGCAACTATGTCAACGCGTATCTGCCCATGTGCACGTGCTTCCTACGTTACCGCTACGGTCTTGAAGAGCGCGAGGTGCCGTTCATCCTCAACTACGACAGAATCCGCGCACCGCTGCGTGAAGGCAAGGCAACCGCTGGGACAGGCAGCATTGCGGTCCTCAACACCTACGTCGTGAAGGACGTGCCGCTGAAGGCCGGCGGCGTGACGCTTTTCGCTGCGTTGTGTCGTGTGTCGGATAGCAGCTTTGCGCGCGGCATGCTCGACCTCGTCGGGGACGCTGCCGAGGCAGTCGGTGGTGCGTCTGTCGGGCTCGTGGCGAAGTCCGGCATCGACATGGTGAAGCGTCTCAGCTCGCTGCTGGGCTCGGACGGCGTCTCGACGCGTTTCGGCATCTACGACGGCGATGCGCTCATCGAGAGCGGCTATCGAGTCCTTGCCGGTGCAGGCACGGATGTTGACCAGTTCGAGGTGAGGGACGGCAGGTTGCAGCGCAGGAACGACAATGGTGCGATGGCGAGCGTGGACGACATTGATTACCTCGTCCTCGCGCTCGAATATCGCAAAACGCTGATCGACGAGTCGTATGCCACGCTGGCCAGCATGCCCTTTCACGCAAGATGGATCGAAACGCGCAAGAAACTGGTGGTCGGTGAAACAGCCGCGGCGGAATACGACTTTCGGCAACTGAAGACTGAGATCGTCTCTTCACCCGATCTGGTCGAAGCCGACCGGTTCGGCGTGCTGGGTGCGTATATCGCCGCGATGGAAGCATGGAAGGAAAAGCAGTCCACAACACCGACTTTGAAGGGCGACGTCGCGGCGATGAGCGCACAACTGGCCGACCGCGCAGCGAACTCGGCAGGCACGGAGTCCAGCTTGCTTGACATTGCATCGACGCATCTGATCATGCTCGACGACGACGCCCGCTTCGCCGACGATCCGCTTTCCGACGAAGCGGTCTTCGAACATGCCCGCAAGCTCGGTGCCGCGATAGAGTCAACGCAGGCCGACTCGATGGCGCTAAGCGCATCGACCGCGCAACTGCTGGTGGCCAGCTCGCAGCCCTGATGCGGAGCGGTCCTGCTTGAACGATACAGCCAGCGACACGGTCGCCCGAGCGCGAGCCCCCCAAAGGGATCGAAGCGCGCTTGCGTAGCGGCTGCGATCCCTTAAGGCGCTTCGTCAAATGCTGCCAGCGGCAGCCCCCGCTACAGCTTCCGGCCCGGCCTTGTTTGTTTCATCCAGGTCCGTGCTTGTGCCCACGCCGGGAACGATTTGCTGGGCGGCCCACGTGGCCCCGTTATAGGTCGTCCACCAGATCCGCTCGTCGCCGGTCATGCCCTTCCATGCGGCAAACACTCGGTTCCCGAATGTCGCGATACTCGGCCCGATACTACTGAGGACGCCCGGGATCTGCTTTTGCGGTGTCCAACTGCTGCCGTTGAAGCTCGCATACCAGAGCCTTTGATCGCTGAACTCTCCCTTCCAGGCCGCGATCAGTTGGCCGTTGTACACGGCGAGGGAAGGTCCCTCGCTGGTGCCCGTGCCGGCGACCAGCTTTTGCGGCGCCCAACTGCTGCCGTTGAACGTCGAATAGTAGATGCCGGGATCGCCGAATTCGCCCTTCCAGATGGCGAACAGCGCACCATCGTATGCTGCGATCGCCGGCCCCACGGCGCTCGCGACACCCGGGATCTCCTGCTGCGGGGCCCACGTCGAGCCGTCGAAGCTCGACCACCACAGGCGCTGGTCGTCCTCCATCCCTTTCCACGCCATGTAGAGCTTGTTGGCAAAAACGGCGAGGCGCGGGCCGGTGCTGGTGGCAACGCCGGAGACCTCTTTCTGGGGCGCCCAGTTCTTTCCATCGAAAGTGGACCACCAGATCCCCTGGTCGAAGTCCTCCCCCTTCCACGCCATGTACAGCAGGTTGCCAAATACCGCGAGCGCGACACCCGCGCTCGTCGCGACTCCCGGTACGAGCGTCTGCGGCGCCCACGCCGAGCCGTTGCTGGTCGTGAAGAAGATGCGATCGTCGAACTCGATGCCTTTCCACGCCATGAACAGCGCGTTGTCGTAGACCGCCAGCGCCGGCGGCAGACCGATTCCCATCAGCGCGCTGCTGAGCGGCGATCCATTGATGCTGCCGAGACCCGTCACTGCATCCCAGCCCGGCCCTGCGTTGTACGACCCATTGGAGCCCGACGTCACGTCGTCGAACACATACGGCCCCTCGGACGAGTAAAGATTCTGATTGAGGAAGCCGAGCGGCGCGCCAAGCTGAGCGCCCAGCACCGCGGTCAGCCCCGCATAGAGCGGCGCGACGGCGCTCGTGCCGCCCCACGCGCCGATTGACTGGCCATTCAGGATGAGCGGGTAACCACTCGACGGATCCGCGTTCCCCGCGACATCCGGCACGCCACGGCCGACATGCCCTTTTGGATTAACCGATGGCGGAACGCGCGCCCACGATTGCCACGACGGCAGGGCAAATGCGCTGCTCACGCCGCCGCCGCTTCCCGACCAGGCCGTCTGCGTGAACGACGAGCCGGACACGTTGGAGATCGTTGTTCCACCACACGCAGTGATGCCTGGATCCGACGCCGGGTACGAGACCTCCGCGGGGTTCTCCGACCCGCTATCGCCGGAGGACGCGAACAGCGTGACACCGAGCGGCGCAGCTTCGGCGATCACCTGGCTCATCGTGTTGATCGTGCTCCCCCAGCCGCTTTCGTTGCCGCCCCAGCTGATCGACAGCACCGCGGGCTTGTTGGTCGTATCGTGAATGGCGGTCGTGAAGGCATCCACCCATCCTTGGCCGGTATTCGGTGCGAAGTAAACAACGATCTTCGCCCCTGGCGCGACCGAGCCGGCAACGGCGATGTCGAGCATCACTTCCGTGTCGGAACCCGTGTCGACGCCCGGTGAATTGGTCGCGCCGTCGATGCCGACAAAAGAAACGGCGGGCACCGGCAATTTGGCGACGTTCGTGAACCACGTCTGGATATCGCTCTCGCGGTAG is drawn from Trinickia violacea and contains these coding sequences:
- a CDS encoding CHAT domain-containing protein; protein product: MSQPILIVCGKDQTGTTIQMSLGDLCDAEARYPELAYFLGNHPPIRVNTAAFAKSFLSDRPDPTATPVLIVIDALVRESDEVNLVVEGSAAIGLMDWLDEYRPRIPVLTVAATPTEKVERRVVARANAALWRMNVSDASGRRDVLAETLAGIVPEDAQLGRARQTRHITIDVRRNSACYRLSNGRYEFLSSNPIAYAHDKRLDRLIDKIERLTPWPNEASGRPYGDWYERVIDVGGALYELLMRDTVGVHVKDLLRNPSNAPDGTPPSVDLSFEIDSEDNDYVNLFKLPFELLNDSAYDGVMCSRVPMVRRLRIKRTDAYAEVVPPPPHAPLRVLFMDANVSGNVRLRKRQSPLEENARTFARLSTADKELAILEHFARSLGAERMATPEVIGRPAGELVGAALCDSVRAKLLEGHYDLFHFCGHSATLDDGQTYLIFPGESGKAEAVPIGYVAEWLRMGHTRMVVLSSCEGASAMTALETMRVGVERMLGFRWKVEEDMCVEYFRRFYEKYLVDQNLCESYRFACNELRLARDGSPAWASALAVQRD
- a CDS encoding S53 family peptidase, with product MVRNASSLYAIPHSEHKLAPGAAPIGAASPDTTLLVSIRVRSQQDSLPAGAGAMSTTPPRARHYLSREAFAERYGASEADLERVKAYATAQGLTIMESSPARRTVVVSGTVAAINKAFSVELQQYHTAKATYIGHTGSASVPADLGAIVESVHGLDTRPLAAPMTRQAQGSQGITSLLPAQVAQLYEFPTHSAAGVTIGILEFGGGYRESDIQTWFTNVAKLPVPAVSFVGIDGATNSPGVDTGSDTEVMLDIAVAGSVAPGAKIVVYFAPNTGQGWVDAFTTAIHDTTNKPAVLSISWGGNESGWGSTINTMSQVIAEAAPLGVTLFASSGDSGSENPAEVSYPASDPGITACGGTTISNVSGSSFTQTAWSGSGGGVSSAFALPSWQSWARVPPSVNPKGHVGRGVPDVAGNADPSSGYPLILNGQSIGAWGGTSAVAPLYAGLTAVLGAQLGAPLGFLNQNLYSSEGPYVFDDVTSGSNGSYNAGPGWDAVTGLGSINGSPLSSALMGIGLPPALAVYDNALFMAWKGIEFDDRIFFTTSNGSAWAPQTLVPGVATSAGVALAVFGNLLYMAWKGEDFDQGIWWSTFDGKNWAPQKEVSGVATSTGPRLAVFANKLYMAWKGMEDDQRLWWSSFDGSTWAPQQEIPGVASAVGPAIAAYDGALFAIWKGEFGDPGIYYSTFNGSSWAPQKLVAGTGTSEGPSLAVYNGQLIAAWKGEFSDQRLWYASFNGSSWTPQKQIPGVLSSIGPSIATFGNRVFAAWKGMTGDERIWWTTYNGATWAAQQIVPGVGTSTDLDETNKAGPEAVAGAAAGSI